Proteins encoded within one genomic window of Dermatophilus congolensis:
- the ctaE gene encoding aa3-type cytochrome oxidase subunit III, with the protein MACVTSVTPNSFSSPNPRTHPRFGQGPVTRPNMAAVGTMVWLASELMFFAGMFAIFFSIRAVRPDLWAEETAKLNVPFAAANTLILVISSIWCQLGVFKAEHGIGSRQGTIWQFSKWGMREWYVLTYIFGGIFVAGQVLEYATLWSHGYALHTNAYTSVFYLTTGFHAIHVVGGLVAFLIIIGRSMTTRTYTHRQATGAIVTSYYWHFVDVVWIALFAAIYLLK; encoded by the coding sequence ATGGCCTGCGTGACGAGCGTTACCCCCAACTCATTCAGCAGTCCGAACCCGCGCACCCATCCGAGGTTCGGCCAAGGTCCCGTGACACGACCAAACATGGCAGCCGTAGGCACCATGGTTTGGCTAGCTAGCGAACTCATGTTCTTCGCAGGCATGTTCGCAATTTTCTTCAGTATCCGCGCAGTGCGCCCTGACCTATGGGCCGAGGAAACCGCCAAGCTCAACGTCCCCTTTGCTGCAGCGAACACACTCATCCTGGTTATCTCTTCGATTTGGTGCCAGCTGGGTGTTTTCAAAGCCGAACACGGCATCGGCAGCCGCCAGGGCACTATCTGGCAGTTCAGCAAGTGGGGCATGCGCGAGTGGTACGTGCTCACCTACATCTTCGGTGGCATTTTCGTCGCCGGGCAGGTCCTCGAGTACGCCACCCTGTGGTCCCACGGCTACGCACTACACACCAACGCGTACACCTCGGTCTTCTACCTGACCACCGGATTCCATGCGATCCACGTGGTCGGCGGTCTCGTGGCATTCCTCATCATCATCGGTCGCAGCATGACGACACGCACGTACACTCACCGCCAAGCCACCGGGGCGATCGTGACGTCCTACTACTGGCACTTCGTCGATGTCGTGTGGATCGCCCTGTTCGCCGCGATCTACCTACTCAAGTAA
- the qcrC gene encoding cytochrome bc1 complex diheme cytochrome c subunit, whose amino-acid sequence MNAQAIHRRHPAVFVVLLIVGLIAMGSLYALVAPGRADAGAPVATASGDDVSVGKQLFLTNCASCHGSNGEGTKYGPSLVGVGAASVDFQVGTGRMPLAGPGVQAQRKNPQFDQKQIDQLAAYVDSLGPGPAVPDSKYASGVGGNIARGGEIFRVNCAMCHNFAGSGGALTRGKFAPPLHNIEGKHIYEAMVTGPQSMPVFNDQNLNPEAKRDVIAYLHNLDKNENHGGHSLGNLGPVGDGYFLWGLGIPIMIGAAVWLTRKAA is encoded by the coding sequence GTGAACGCTCAAGCCATCCACCGGCGCCATCCCGCCGTCTTCGTCGTACTGCTCATCGTTGGCCTCATCGCCATGGGCTCCCTGTACGCGCTCGTCGCACCCGGCAGGGCCGACGCCGGTGCTCCCGTCGCAACCGCCAGCGGTGACGACGTGTCCGTGGGCAAACAGCTGTTCCTGACTAACTGCGCGTCTTGCCACGGCTCCAATGGCGAGGGGACCAAATACGGCCCCTCGCTTGTTGGTGTCGGCGCGGCCTCTGTCGACTTCCAGGTAGGCACCGGCCGTATGCCGCTCGCCGGACCCGGCGTTCAGGCACAGCGCAAGAACCCCCAGTTCGACCAGAAACAGATCGACCAGCTCGCCGCCTACGTCGACTCCCTCGGCCCCGGACCGGCCGTACCAGACAGCAAATACGCCAGCGGCGTCGGTGGAAACATCGCCCGCGGTGGCGAAATCTTCCGCGTCAACTGCGCCATGTGCCACAACTTCGCCGGCTCCGGCGGCGCACTCACCCGCGGAAAGTTCGCTCCCCCGCTGCACAACATCGAAGGCAAGCACATCTACGAAGCCATGGTCACTGGTCCTCAGTCCATGCCGGTCTTCAACGACCAGAACCTCAACCCCGAGGCGAAACGCGATGTCATCGCTTACCTGCACAACCTCGATAAAAACGAAAACCACGGCGGGCACTCCCTGGGCAACCTCGGACCGGTTGGCGACGGCTACTTCCTCTGGGGCCTGGGCATCCCGATCATGATCGGCGCCGCAGTCTGGCTCACCCGCAAAGCGGCCTGA
- the qcrA gene encoding cytochrome bc1 complex Rieske iron-sulfur subunit — protein MNEHGSPGSGIAGQEPSSEAVSLNSGHVVGDGGIPERFTNPGLPPHQPRHADLDPKAAKRAERQVLFFFTLSILGTIGFVIAYFAIDRSTLFFMPFFGYVSLLHTVIGVCMGLSLLGIGLAAVHWAKTLMPEEEVVEQRHVLRSSDEDRIGFAETLSEGAKGAQLGRRPMIGILGGTALGIFAVPPALQLVGGLGPLPEADLSETFWQTGMRLMRDPEMTPIKASDVTIGSAFHVLPEHMEASLAELDKLGYVSAEEKRTGKYRFDQDLEYLERKAKAPVLLMRLNPDDIESQKERDWGYQGIVAYNKICTHAGCPVGLYEQQTHHLLCPCHQSTFDLKQDCKVVFGPAHRALPQLPITVDKEGYLVAAAGFKEPVGPSFWERG, from the coding sequence ATGAACGAACACGGAAGTCCCGGATCGGGGATCGCCGGCCAAGAACCGAGTAGCGAGGCTGTGTCTCTTAACTCGGGCCATGTCGTCGGAGACGGCGGCATCCCCGAGCGGTTCACCAACCCCGGCCTGCCCCCGCACCAGCCACGCCACGCCGACCTCGACCCTAAAGCCGCCAAGCGCGCCGAGCGGCAGGTCCTGTTCTTCTTCACCCTGTCGATCCTGGGCACGATCGGCTTCGTCATCGCGTACTTCGCGATCGACCGCTCCACGCTGTTCTTCATGCCCTTCTTCGGCTACGTCAGCCTCCTACACACCGTCATCGGTGTGTGCATGGGTCTGAGCCTGCTCGGTATCGGCTTGGCCGCCGTGCACTGGGCCAAGACCCTCATGCCCGAAGAAGAGGTCGTGGAACAACGCCACGTTCTACGCTCCAGCGACGAAGACCGCATCGGCTTTGCTGAAACTCTCTCCGAGGGAGCTAAAGGCGCCCAGCTCGGACGCCGCCCCATGATCGGTATCCTCGGCGGCACCGCACTGGGCATCTTCGCCGTCCCGCCGGCCCTCCAGCTCGTCGGAGGTCTAGGCCCGCTCCCCGAAGCAGACCTGTCCGAAACTTTCTGGCAGACCGGCATGCGCCTCATGCGTGACCCCGAGATGACCCCCATCAAAGCCTCCGATGTCACTATCGGCTCGGCCTTCCACGTTCTCCCCGAGCACATGGAAGCCAGCCTGGCCGAGCTGGACAAACTCGGTTACGTCTCCGCAGAAGAAAAGCGCACCGGCAAGTACCGCTTTGACCAGGACCTGGAATACCTCGAGCGCAAAGCCAAGGCACCCGTCCTTCTCATGCGCCTGAACCCAGACGACATCGAAAGCCAAAAAGAACGCGACTGGGGCTACCAAGGCATCGTCGCCTACAACAAGATCTGCACCCACGCAGGCTGCCCCGTCGGCCTGTACGAACAGCAGACACACCACCTGCTCTGCCCCTGCCACCAGTCAACCTTTGACCTCAAGCAGGACTGCAAAGTGGTTTTCGGTCCGGCGCACCGCGCCCTGCCGCAGCTGCCGATCACCGTCGATAAAGAGGGATACCTCGTCGCTGCGGCAGGCTTCAAAGAACCTGTCGGCCCGAGCTTCTGGGAGCGTGGATGA
- the qcrB gene encoding cytochrome bc1 complex cytochrome b subunit yields MSTTTANDAATTPADNGPRKPAIGGKIGGWFDDRTGLAGPVRHLLHKVFPDHWSFMLGEVAMYSMVACLITGVFLTMWFVPSMNEVTYEGSYAPLNGLHVSAAFDSTMHISFEVAGGLLIRQIHHWGALFFVAAVGLHAARVFFTGAFRKPREINWVIGTVMLLLAMIEGFAGYSLPDDLLSGTGLRVMQGFLLSSPVIGSYMSYFLFGGSFPGTMIIPRLFTVHALLIPAILIALLAAHLILLVVQKHTQYPGPGRTNDNVVGYPVMPVYAAKAGGFFFIVFGVITLVSALVAINPVWMYGPYDPSPVTAGVQPDWYMWFSDGALRLLPGWLEFEILGFTLSLNVALGSIVLLPVVFIIMGAYPFLEAWVTGDKREHHLLDRPRNQPVRTAIGAGALTAYLCLALATTNDIIAIKTGLAINDITVFLRIFFFVGPVLVFFAVKRLCLALQLQDREKVLHGHESGVIQQTADGRFYEVHEPLSEYERWALAGHEVQRPLELVTGQDGNGVDAPTAGNDKRRAAWSRFFFSDRVEPPTPAEVEAAHHHGHDENNDSHALTGRH; encoded by the coding sequence ATGAGCACCACAACAGCCAACGACGCAGCAACCACCCCCGCCGATAACGGGCCCCGCAAGCCCGCAATAGGCGGAAAAATTGGTGGATGGTTCGACGACCGGACCGGCCTAGCTGGCCCCGTCCGTCACCTCCTTCACAAGGTGTTCCCGGACCACTGGTCCTTCATGCTCGGTGAAGTGGCGATGTACTCCATGGTCGCCTGCCTCATCACCGGCGTGTTCCTGACCATGTGGTTTGTCCCCTCCATGAACGAGGTGACCTACGAAGGCTCCTACGCGCCACTGAACGGCTTGCACGTCAGTGCAGCATTCGACTCCACCATGCACATCTCCTTCGAGGTGGCCGGTGGTCTTCTCATCCGCCAGATCCACCACTGGGGCGCACTGTTCTTCGTGGCCGCGGTCGGCCTGCACGCAGCACGCGTGTTCTTCACCGGCGCTTTCCGTAAACCCCGCGAGATTAACTGGGTCATCGGAACCGTCATGTTGCTGCTGGCCATGATCGAAGGTTTTGCCGGATACTCCCTACCCGATGACTTGCTCTCTGGAACCGGTCTGCGCGTGATGCAGGGCTTCTTGCTCTCCTCGCCGGTGATCGGTAGCTACATGAGCTACTTCCTCTTCGGTGGCTCGTTCCCCGGAACGATGATCATTCCCCGTCTCTTCACGGTGCACGCGCTGCTCATCCCAGCGATCCTCATCGCTCTGCTGGCAGCCCACCTGATTCTGCTCGTCGTGCAGAAACACACCCAGTACCCCGGCCCGGGCCGCACCAACGACAACGTCGTTGGCTACCCCGTCATGCCGGTGTACGCCGCCAAGGCCGGTGGTTTCTTCTTCATCGTGTTCGGTGTCATCACGCTCGTCTCGGCACTGGTGGCGATCAACCCCGTGTGGATGTACGGCCCCTACGACCCCTCGCCGGTGACCGCAGGTGTCCAGCCTGACTGGTACATGTGGTTCTCCGACGGTGCGCTGCGTCTGCTGCCCGGCTGGCTGGAGTTCGAGATCCTCGGCTTCACGCTTAGCCTCAACGTTGCGCTGGGCTCGATCGTCCTACTCCCGGTGGTCTTCATCATCATGGGGGCATACCCCTTCTTGGAGGCCTGGGTCACTGGTGACAAGCGTGAGCACCACCTGCTCGACCGTCCCCGCAACCAGCCGGTCCGCACCGCTATCGGTGCTGGAGCGCTCACGGCTTACCTGTGCTTGGCACTAGCCACCACCAACGACATCATCGCGATTAAGACAGGTCTGGCAATCAACGACATCACTGTCTTCTTGCGGATCTTCTTCTTCGTTGGTCCGGTTCTGGTGTTCTTCGCCGTCAAGCGGCTCTGCCTAGCTCTGCAGTTGCAGGACCGCGAGAAGGTGCTGCACGGCCACGAATCTGGCGTCATCCAGCAGACCGCTGATGGCCGCTTCTACGAGGTGCACGAGCCTCTGTCGGAGTACGAGCGGTGGGCACTGGCTGGCCATGAGGTGCAGCGCCCCTTGGAGCTTGTGACCGGGCAGGACGGCAACGGTGTTGACGCCCCCACCGCGGGCAACGACAAGCGCCGTGCCGCATGGTCACGCTTCTTCTTCAGTGACCGTGTTGAGCCGCCAACACCAGCAGAGGTAGAGGCTGCTCACCACCACGGACACGACGAGAACAATGACAGCCACGCTCTGACTGGCCGTCACTAA
- a CDS encoding metallopeptidase family protein encodes MSHLYVSDEEFEKIVGEALDLVPAAFMDLLENVVFLVEANAPEPGLLGLYDGVPLPERSEFDLPVLPDRITIYKNPLLQMCNSRAQLRREVSVTVVHEIAHHFGIDDATLHELGWA; translated from the coding sequence ATGAGTCACCTATACGTCAGCGACGAAGAGTTCGAGAAGATCGTTGGTGAAGCACTCGACTTAGTTCCCGCAGCTTTCATGGACCTTCTCGAGAATGTCGTTTTTCTCGTTGAAGCCAACGCTCCTGAACCAGGCCTTCTTGGCCTGTATGACGGTGTGCCTTTACCTGAAAGATCAGAATTTGACCTGCCAGTGTTGCCAGACCGCATCACCATCTACAAGAACCCCCTGCTGCAAATGTGCAACTCACGTGCACAGCTACGCCGGGAAGTTTCTGTGACCGTCGTGCACGAAATCGCTCATCATTTCGGTATAGATGACGCCACTCTTCACGAACTGGGGTGGGCTTAG
- a CDS encoding ArsR/SmtB family transcription factor: MLVPRAEELAAVAKALSDPVRLRIFHHIAANSCSSVCACHLPEMFGVSQPTLSHHLKKLLEAGLIDKEMRGRWAHFTLRAEGLDTFREFLADLPL, from the coding sequence ATGCTCGTTCCCCGCGCAGAGGAACTAGCTGCCGTCGCTAAAGCGCTATCGGATCCAGTGCGGCTGCGCATCTTCCATCACATTGCCGCAAATAGCTGCTCGAGCGTCTGTGCCTGTCATCTGCCCGAGATGTTCGGCGTTAGTCAGCCCACGCTCTCACATCACCTCAAGAAGCTTCTTGAGGCTGGTCTTATCGATAAGGAGATGCGGGGTCGATGGGCTCACTTCACCCTTCGCGCCGAAGGCCTGGACACCTTCCGCGAGTTCCTCGCAGATCTGCCGCTTTGA
- the arsA gene encoding arsenical pump-driving ATPase, with amino-acid sequence MSSIHTFDPTLSCKTFLNNPPRHFFFTGKGGVGKTSIACATAVTLTQQGKRVLLVSTDPASNVGHIFGTQIGNTITPIPAAEGLDALEINPEQAAEAYRNSIIDPVRTILPATQIATITEQLSGSCTTEIASFNEFTTLLADPTKTAGYDHIIFDTAPTGHTIRLLQLPGDWSAYLDRGKGDTSYLGPMAGLKKNQATYRAAANTLTDSESTRLVLVARPQRTALCEAARTLDELADLDIHATHLVINGILPDSDDADPLYQAIRERERVALAAMTPALATLPRDEITLKGTNMVSIDSLTSLFSSHDTLTHANAPTIELPDQPQLATLVDGLSPEDHGLVMTMGKGGVGKTTIAAAIAIALARRGKKVLLTTTDPAAHITTTLEKELEGLEVSTIDPIKATRIYRDRVMKTQGKDLDEDGRAALAEDLMSPCTEEIAVFQQFSRAVNRARNQFVVIDTAPTGHTLLLMDTTGSYHRDIVRHLDQRQRSRITTPLMRLQDPNYTRIIVVTLPQSTPVLEAQELATSLARADIHPWAWVVNNSLAAAHPTSTRLATYAHTELDHIDTVRQAATRLAVVPTQSRDPGGLPELTTLTN; translated from the coding sequence ATGAGCAGCATCCATACTTTCGACCCCACCCTGTCCTGCAAAACTTTCCTCAATAACCCACCTCGCCACTTTTTCTTCACCGGCAAGGGAGGCGTAGGCAAAACCAGCATTGCCTGCGCCACGGCAGTGACACTGACCCAGCAGGGTAAGCGCGTTCTACTAGTCAGCACCGACCCAGCCAGCAACGTCGGGCACATCTTCGGCACACAGATCGGCAACACCATCACCCCGATCCCTGCTGCCGAGGGACTCGATGCATTAGAGATCAATCCCGAACAAGCCGCCGAGGCCTATCGCAACTCGATCATCGATCCCGTGCGCACCATTCTTCCTGCCACGCAGATCGCCACCATCACCGAACAGTTATCGGGCTCATGCACTACCGAGATCGCCTCATTCAACGAATTCACCACCCTGCTGGCCGATCCGACCAAGACCGCAGGCTACGACCACATCATCTTCGATACCGCACCGACAGGGCACACCATCCGGTTGCTGCAGCTACCCGGGGACTGGAGCGCCTACCTCGACAGAGGCAAAGGAGACACCTCCTACCTAGGCCCCATGGCAGGCCTGAAGAAAAATCAGGCTACCTATCGCGCCGCAGCGAACACCCTCACCGACTCTGAGAGCACCCGCCTAGTTCTAGTCGCCCGCCCTCAGAGAACGGCCCTGTGTGAAGCAGCGCGGACCCTGGACGAGCTCGCAGACCTCGACATTCACGCCACCCACCTAGTCATCAACGGCATTCTTCCTGACAGTGACGACGCTGACCCCCTATACCAAGCTATCCGTGAACGCGAACGCGTAGCGCTTGCAGCAATGACGCCCGCCCTGGCTACACTGCCCCGCGACGAGATCACCCTCAAGGGCACCAACATGGTCAGCATCGACTCCCTCACCTCACTCTTCAGTAGCCATGACACGCTCACCCACGCCAACGCCCCCACGATCGAGCTGCCCGATCAGCCACAGCTAGCTACCCTCGTCGACGGACTCTCCCCTGAAGACCATGGTCTGGTGATGACCATGGGCAAGGGCGGTGTAGGCAAAACCACCATCGCCGCCGCCATCGCCATCGCCTTGGCCCGACGTGGCAAGAAGGTGCTACTGACCACTACCGACCCAGCCGCTCACATCACCACCACACTCGAGAAAGAGCTCGAAGGTCTCGAAGTCAGCACCATCGACCCCATTAAGGCAACCCGCATCTACCGCGATCGCGTCATGAAAACCCAGGGCAAGGACCTTGATGAGGATGGGCGAGCTGCGCTCGCTGAAGATCTCATGAGTCCGTGCACCGAGGAGATCGCCGTCTTCCAACAGTTCAGCCGCGCCGTGAACCGCGCCCGGAACCAGTTCGTCGTCATTGACACCGCCCCCACGGGCCACACCTTGCTCCTCATGGACACCACCGGCTCGTATCACCGCGACATCGTCCGGCACTTGGACCAAAGACAGCGAAGCCGCATCACCACGCCTCTGATGCGCCTCCAAGACCCCAACTACACCCGGATCATCGTGGTCACTCTGCCCCAGAGCACTCCCGTTCTCGAAGCACAAGAACTCGCAACCTCCCTCGCGCGGGCCGACATCCACCCTTGGGCCTGGGTAGTAAACAACTCCCTAGCGGCTGCCCATCCCACCAGCACCCGGCTAGCCACTTACGCCCACACCGAACTCGACCACATCGACACAGTTCGTCAGGCTGCAACTCGCCTCGCGGTGGTTCCCACTCAATCCCGTGACCCCGGCGGATTGCCTGAGCTAACCACCCTCACGAACTAG
- a CDS encoding L,D-transpeptidase, whose protein sequence is MTPLRITTDGKLSKVEVFVKDKPGKLSGAIDQTGTWVNSEPLSLDTEYVVRATAVNAAGESTEIEQTFSTVTPKVDATYTVTPDGATVGVGMPVVVRFDSPVETDAQRAEVEKRVSVRTSTKTKGAWGWTDQFTLMWRPMSYWKPKTKVSVNADLEGVQTGSGKWIRKSKKAAFTIANRARVVKVNLSDHNMKVVENGKVIAQYPISAGREIGSWETRSGTKVITELHESLVMDAGTLGVGANDPNYYKTEVKYAVRVTNTGEFFHSAPWSVSAQGYRNVSHGCVNMSPGAAREFFNGTIIGDPAEFVGSSREMSPEDGMPVWLYTWKEWKQLSAIEPAQPTPAASRSATPAQ, encoded by the coding sequence ATGACTCCTTTGCGGATCACGACCGACGGCAAATTGTCGAAGGTGGAAGTCTTCGTTAAAGACAAACCAGGAAAGCTCAGTGGAGCCATTGACCAGACAGGGACGTGGGTCAATAGTGAGCCACTCTCTTTGGATACCGAATACGTGGTGAGAGCAACTGCCGTCAATGCGGCGGGCGAGTCCACCGAAATCGAGCAAACATTTTCCACAGTTACCCCGAAAGTGGACGCTACCTACACGGTTACCCCCGACGGGGCCACGGTGGGAGTAGGTATGCCAGTGGTGGTGAGGTTTGACAGCCCGGTGGAGACCGACGCGCAACGCGCTGAAGTAGAAAAACGCGTATCTGTGCGAACTTCCACGAAAACAAAAGGCGCATGGGGGTGGACTGACCAGTTCACGCTGATGTGGCGCCCTATGTCGTATTGGAAACCGAAAACGAAAGTTTCAGTCAACGCTGACCTGGAAGGCGTTCAGACTGGGTCTGGTAAGTGGATCCGCAAGAGTAAGAAAGCTGCTTTCACGATCGCGAACAGGGCACGCGTGGTGAAAGTCAATCTCAGCGACCACAACATGAAAGTGGTCGAGAACGGGAAAGTCATAGCGCAGTATCCGATTAGCGCAGGCCGGGAGATTGGTTCTTGGGAAACCCGGTCAGGCACCAAAGTGATCACTGAGCTGCATGAAAGCCTTGTTATGGATGCAGGCACTCTCGGCGTCGGAGCTAACGATCCGAACTATTACAAAACTGAAGTGAAGTACGCAGTGCGTGTCACGAACACGGGAGAGTTTTTCCACTCTGCTCCGTGGTCTGTATCTGCGCAGGGCTATCGGAACGTCTCGCATGGTTGCGTGAATATGAGTCCTGGGGCAGCAAGAGAGTTCTTTAACGGAACGATCATTGGAGATCCCGCCGAGTTTGTTGGTTCTAGTCGGGAGATGTCCCCAGAAGATGGCATGCCGGTGTGGCTGTACACGTGGAAAGAATGGAAACAGCTCAGTGCGATAGAGCCCGCGCAGCCAACGCCTGCAGCCAGCCGTTCTGCCACGCCAGCTCAATAA
- a CDS encoding cytochrome c oxidase subunit 4, with product MREVSNVFTLMAIFFLPIAVLYTFWTNATGQIEWTGSVALWLLCIMSLMGTFGLRSASKKLDEDPADNPRADIAEAAGDYGFFSPGSGWPVFLAFGATTVFAGLAIGWWMFIIGVVFSIVALLGWCFEYFRGDVI from the coding sequence ATGAGGGAAGTCAGCAATGTCTTCACGTTGATGGCAATTTTCTTCCTGCCGATTGCTGTTCTCTACACTTTCTGGACCAACGCCACAGGCCAGATTGAGTGGACCGGATCGGTGGCACTGTGGCTGCTGTGCATCATGAGTCTCATGGGCACGTTCGGGTTGCGCTCGGCGAGCAAGAAGCTCGACGAGGACCCAGCAGACAACCCTCGTGCTGATATCGCCGAGGCTGCGGGCGACTACGGCTTCTTTAGTCCTGGATCCGGCTGGCCGGTCTTCCTGGCCTTCGGCGCGACCACCGTTTTCGCTGGATTGGCTATCGGATGGTGGATGTTCATCATCGGTGTTGTATTCAGCATTGTTGCTTTGCTCGGATGGTGCTTTGAGTACTTCCGCGGCGACGTAATCTGA
- the ctaD gene encoding aa3-type cytochrome oxidase subunit I gives MSALIERTESTQQPRGPKGGLVGKILTTTDHKLLGMMYFATTMFFFCFGGLLALVIRAELFDPGLQIVRNLEQFNQMFTMHGSIMLLLFATPLFAGFANALLPLQIGAPDVAFPRLNALAYWLYLFGGLVACSGFLLPSGAASFGWFAYTPLSNATYSPSLGGDLWILGFAVTGFSSIMGAVNFITTATCMRAPGMTMFRMPVFSWTVVVTSILVLMAFPVLTAAWVALAGDRMFGMHIYDPAHSGPILYQHLFWFFGHPEVYILALPFFGIVSEILPVFSRKPIFGYKGLIFATIAIAALSVTVWAHHMYVTGQVLLPFFSIMTMLIAVPTGVKFFNWIGTLWGGSLTFETPMLWTIGFIVTFLFGGLTGVVLASPALDFHLSDSYFVVAHFHYTIFGTVVFSMFAGYYFWWPKFTGKMLDEKLGKLHFWLLFFGFHGTFLVQHVLGMQNMPRRYGDYLIEDNVHLLNQISTVASFVLAISMLPFFYNVWKTWKYAPKVTVDDPWGYGASLEWATSCPPPRHNFDSIPRIRSERPAFDLHHPQVAEVASPVADREVLSQLSGTSNNDAKGGQR, from the coding sequence ATGAGCGCCCTCATCGAACGTACTGAGAGCACACAACAACCGCGTGGCCCTAAGGGCGGCTTGGTGGGCAAGATCCTCACCACCACCGACCACAAGCTGCTCGGCATGATGTACTTCGCCACCACGATGTTCTTCTTTTGCTTTGGTGGCCTCCTCGCGCTGGTGATCCGCGCTGAACTGTTCGACCCAGGGTTGCAGATCGTGCGCAACCTGGAGCAGTTCAACCAGATGTTCACGATGCACGGCTCGATCATGCTGCTGCTGTTTGCGACTCCTCTCTTCGCTGGTTTCGCGAACGCGTTGCTTCCCTTGCAGATCGGAGCCCCCGATGTAGCGTTCCCCCGCTTGAACGCGCTGGCCTACTGGCTGTACCTCTTCGGCGGCTTGGTTGCTTGCTCCGGCTTCCTCCTGCCTTCAGGTGCCGCGAGCTTCGGCTGGTTTGCTTACACGCCGCTGTCGAACGCCACCTACAGCCCCAGCCTGGGTGGAGACCTGTGGATCCTCGGGTTCGCTGTGACCGGTTTCAGCTCAATCATGGGTGCGGTCAACTTCATCACCACCGCCACCTGCATGCGCGCACCGGGCATGACAATGTTCCGGATGCCTGTGTTCAGCTGGACGGTTGTTGTTACCTCGATCCTGGTATTGATGGCCTTCCCTGTTTTGACTGCGGCCTGGGTCGCTCTTGCTGGTGACCGCATGTTCGGCATGCACATCTACGACCCGGCACACAGCGGTCCCATCCTGTACCAGCACCTGTTCTGGTTCTTCGGTCACCCTGAGGTGTACATCCTCGCGCTGCCGTTCTTCGGTATCGTCTCGGAGATTCTTCCGGTGTTCTCCCGTAAACCGATTTTCGGTTACAAGGGTCTGATCTTCGCCACGATCGCTATCGCCGCGTTGTCTGTGACGGTGTGGGCTCACCACATGTACGTCACCGGTCAGGTGCTGCTGCCGTTCTTCTCGATCATGACGATGCTGATCGCAGTTCCTACCGGCGTGAAGTTCTTCAACTGGATCGGCACCTTGTGGGGCGGATCGCTCACCTTCGAGACGCCCATGCTCTGGACGATCGGCTTCATCGTCACCTTCCTTTTCGGTGGGCTGACCGGTGTTGTGCTCGCCAGCCCAGCGTTGGACTTCCACCTCTCGGACAGCTACTTCGTGGTGGCACACTTCCACTACACGATTTTCGGCACGGTTGTTTTCTCGATGTTCGCTGGCTACTACTTCTGGTGGCCAAAGTTCACAGGAAAGATGCTCGACGAGAAGCTCGGCAAGCTGCACTTCTGGCTGTTGTTCTTCGGCTTCCACGGCACCTTCCTTGTTCAGCACGTCTTGGGTATGCAGAACATGCCTCGCCGTTACGGTGACTACCTCATCGAGGACAACGTCCACCTGCTCAACCAGATCTCCACGGTTGCCTCGTTCGTGCTTGCGATCTCGATGCTTCCCTTCTTCTACAACGTGTGGAAGACCTGGAAGTACGCGCCGAAGGTTACCGTCGACGACCCATGGGGATATGGCGCGTCGCTAGAGTGGGCAACCTCGTGCCCGCCGCCGCGCCACAACTTCGACTCCATCCCCCGGATTCGTTCAGAGCGCCCCGCGTTCGACTTGCACCACCCGCAGGTGGCTGAGGTCGCCTCGCCGGTCGCCGACCGTGAGGTTCTCAGTCAGCTCAGCGGCACCAGCAACAACGACGCGAAGGGTGGTCAGCGATGA